Proteins from a genomic interval of Mustela lutreola isolate mMusLut2 chromosome 4, mMusLut2.pri, whole genome shotgun sequence:
- the LOC131829038 gene encoding uncharacterized protein LOC131829038 — protein sequence MEGATLRLSQETFLRWTWRKRQGKQKKRRTRERAAPQDSVPATPRHQRLLGCSDKGSQEGPGAPLAAPIWARRRIRHEHTGKHACRNGSLTPDLRRPKRRLLGSPPEDSTGAPRTRREDPLSRPPHPELAARDLPMTDTWSTRQPPGPTTIHCVGRLGRPGAGPTWDWDGEQPSRRLPCLLQGLLLLPLSPADPGNPAEHDTCRTKRHCQGPLITLGSTRGAAALPLLDSPRVPHRNRPCRIDAQDRDQCWAQHWQRPHKTCPAQPVCLAAARGLGRRGSPLHSAASSIYNSDSRGLPELGLRHLTRNDPRGGTALRPYSAGRSYRR from the exons ATGGAAGGAGCCACCCTGCGCCT CTCTCAAGAAACTTTCCTTCGGTGGACTTGGCGCAAACGACAagggaagcagaagaagaggaggacTCGGGAACGGG CTGCGCCACAGGACAGTGTGCCCGCCACCCCGAGGCACCAAAGGCTCCTGGGGTGCTCCGACAAAGGGAGCCAGGAGGGCCCTGGGGCCCCACTTGCGGCTCCGATTTGGGCCCGGAGGAGGATTCGGCATGAACACACAGGGAAACACGCCTGCAGGAACGGCTCTCTTACGCCTGACCTCCGTAGGCCAAAGAGACGACTTCTGGGCAGCCCACCAGAGGACAGCACTGGAGCCCCGAGGACGAGACGAGAGGACCCTCTGAGTCGGCCGCCACACCCAGAGCTGGCTGCCCGGGACCTGCCGATGACGGACACGTGGAGCACGAGGCAACCACCTGGGCCCACAACAATCCATTGTGTGGGGAGACTGGGCCGACCTGGGGCTGGGCCCACCTGGGACTGGGATGGAGAGCAGCCTTCCCGTCGTCTCCCCTGTCTGCTGCAGGGGCTGCTCCTCCTCCCGCTGTCCCCTGCAGACCCCGGCAACCCTGCAGAGCATGACACATGCAGGACGAAGCGGCACTGCCAGGGTCCCTTGATCACCCTGGGATCGACTCGAGGGGCAGCGGCCCTACCCCTGCTGGATTCCCCAAGGGTGCCGCACCGGAACCGCCCCTGTCGCATCGACGCACAGGACCGtgaccaatgctgggctcaacacTGGCAGCGGCCCCACAAAACGTGCCCCGCTCAGCCTGTGTGTTTGGCAGCAGCAAGAGGTTTAGGGAGGAGAGGCTCTCCCCTGCACTCAGCGGCCTCTTCCATTTACAACTCTGACAGCAGAGGCCTCCCCGAGCTGGGCCTCCGCCACCTGACCAGGAACGACCCACGCggagggacagctctacgcccctattcagcaggaagaagctacagaagatga